From a region of the Haematobia irritans isolate KBUSLIRL chromosome 4, ASM5000362v1, whole genome shotgun sequence genome:
- the COX7B gene encoding cytochrome c oxidase subunit 7B gives MLAKHLVKQGLLLKNAGVLSRAAYHGSGVKVTMNDLPVPQGDWKEHHSRQNSKYNAVLFAGVAALVGTIALAKSTGIIFLNYSPPQSLD, from the exons ATGTTGGCTAAACACCTCGTAAAGCAAGGACTACTCCTGAAGAATG ctGGAGTATTATCCCGTGCAGCTTATCACGGCAGCGGCGTCAAAGTTACTATGAATGACTTGCCCGTTCCCCAAGGTGACTGGAAAGAGCACCACAGCCGTCAAAACTCCAAATATAATGCTGTCTTGTTTGCTGGTGTTGCCGCTTTGGTTGGAACTATTGCTCTT GCCAAGTCGACTGGCATCATCTTCTTGAATTACAGCCCCCCTCAATCTTTGGATTAA